In Streptomyces ambofaciens ATCC 23877, a single genomic region encodes these proteins:
- a CDS encoding LysR family transcriptional regulator, which translates to MLDLQRLRALHAVSVHGTVGAAAAALGFTPSAVSQQIAKLERETRTVLLEREGRGVRLTDEAWQLAGTARELLALVERAENRLEERRGVPAGRLTVAAFASAARGLLPSVLADLAARHPALDARLTEVDPHLSVDLVAKGAVDLAVAHDWDIAPLPAPAGVEHAAIGEDLCDLLVPEGHRFAGRTGVRRAELGGERWICQPPGRVCHDWLLRTLRSAGHEPDVVHQAEENPTLVALVAAGLGIALIPRLGRGPLPAGVVEVSLDPMPVRRLYALWRAGAARRPAIAETVRTLRAHWPDASARTATATPRPAD; encoded by the coding sequence ATGCTCGATCTCCAGCGGCTGCGCGCGCTGCACGCCGTCTCCGTGCACGGCACCGTCGGCGCGGCGGCCGCCGCGCTGGGCTTCACGCCGTCCGCCGTGTCCCAGCAGATCGCCAAACTGGAACGGGAGACCCGGACCGTGCTGCTGGAGCGGGAGGGGCGCGGGGTGCGACTCACCGACGAGGCGTGGCAGCTGGCCGGCACCGCACGCGAGTTGCTGGCGCTCGTCGAGCGGGCGGAGAACCGGCTGGAGGAGCGGCGCGGGGTTCCGGCGGGTCGGCTGACCGTGGCCGCGTTCGCTTCGGCGGCGCGCGGTCTGCTGCCGTCCGTACTGGCGGACCTGGCGGCGCGGCACCCTGCGCTCGACGCGCGGCTGACGGAGGTCGATCCGCATCTGTCCGTGGATCTGGTGGCGAAGGGCGCCGTCGACCTGGCCGTCGCGCACGACTGGGACATCGCCCCGCTGCCCGCCCCGGCCGGGGTGGAGCACGCGGCCATCGGTGAGGACCTGTGCGATCTGCTCGTGCCCGAGGGGCACCGCTTCGCGGGGCGGACGGGCGTACGGCGGGCGGAACTGGGCGGGGAGCGGTGGATCTGCCAGCCGCCCGGGCGGGTCTGCCACGACTGGCTGCTGCGGACGCTGCGGAGCGCGGGCCACGAGCCGGACGTCGTCCACCAGGCCGAGGAGAACCCGACGCTGGTGGCACTGGTCGCGGCCGGGCTGGGCATCGCCCTGATCCCCCGGCTGGGGCGCGGCCCGCTGCCCGCCGGGGTGGTGGAGGTGTCGCTCGACCCGATGCCGGTACGCCGGCTGTACGCGCTGTGGCGTGCGGGTGCGGCGCGCCGCCCGGCGATCGCGGAGACGGTGCGCACGCTGCGGGCCCACTGGCCGGACGCCTCGGCCCGCACGGCCACGGCAACCCCCCGCCCCGCCGACTGA
- a CDS encoding glycoside hydrolase family 3 protein, with translation MHHSSTAGKGSTAQPSRRTVLTATAVVTAALAAGGGTAHADPRGPDDDKLRALISRMTLEEKVGQLFVMRVYGHSATSPDQADIDANLKEIGVRTAAELVAKYRVGGVIYFAWAHNTRDPHQIADLSNGIQKASLELPRGLPVLISTDQEHGIVARVGEPATLFPGAMAIGAGRSRSDARTLGRIAGAELRAMGIRQDYAPDADVNVNPANPVIGVRSFGADPEAVAGMVVAEVTGYQRSGVAACAKHFPGHGDTATDSHTGLPVITHSREQWEELDAPPFRAAIEAGIDAIMTAHLVVPALDDSGDPATLSRPILTGILREELGYDGVVVTDSLGMEGVRTKYGDERVPVLALKAGVDQLLNPPDLDLAWNAVLTAVREGELTEARLDESILRVLRLKAKLGLFRDAYTGRRDVDRTVGTRGHLAAADRIAERTTTLLVNEGRLLPLSRREHRRLLVVGADPASPSGTTGPPTGVLAGALTELGFTATALSTGTAPSTAVIDRAVAAAGDADAVVVATYNVTASSSQRTLVARLLETGKPVVAVAIRNPYDVAHLPGVRAFLAAYSWTDVEVRAAARVIAGRVGPRGRLPVPVVRADDPATVLYPLGHGLSYRS, from the coding sequence GTGCACCACAGCAGCACGGCCGGCAAGGGAAGCACCGCACAGCCCTCCAGACGTACCGTCCTCACCGCCACCGCGGTCGTCACGGCGGCCCTGGCGGCCGGCGGCGGCACCGCCCACGCCGACCCCCGCGGACCCGACGACGACAAGCTCCGCGCCCTCATCTCCCGGATGACGCTGGAGGAGAAGGTCGGCCAGCTCTTCGTCATGCGGGTGTACGGCCACTCCGCCACCTCCCCCGACCAGGCCGACATCGACGCCAACCTCAAGGAGATCGGCGTCCGCACGGCCGCCGAACTGGTCGCCAAGTACCGGGTCGGCGGTGTCATCTACTTCGCCTGGGCGCACAACACCCGCGACCCGCACCAGATCGCCGACCTGTCCAACGGCATCCAGAAGGCGTCCCTGGAGCTGCCGCGCGGCCTGCCCGTGCTGATCTCCACCGACCAGGAGCACGGCATAGTGGCCCGGGTGGGCGAGCCGGCGACGCTCTTCCCCGGCGCGATGGCCATCGGCGCCGGCCGTTCGCGGTCCGACGCCCGCACGCTCGGCCGGATCGCGGGTGCCGAGCTGCGCGCGATGGGCATCCGCCAGGACTACGCCCCCGACGCCGACGTGAACGTGAACCCGGCCAACCCGGTGATCGGCGTGCGGTCCTTCGGCGCCGACCCGGAGGCGGTGGCCGGCATGGTGGTCGCGGAGGTGACGGGCTACCAGCGGTCCGGGGTCGCCGCGTGCGCCAAGCACTTCCCCGGGCACGGCGACACCGCCACCGACAGCCACACCGGACTCCCGGTCATCACGCACAGCCGCGAACAGTGGGAGGAGCTGGACGCGCCGCCCTTCCGGGCCGCGATCGAGGCGGGCATCGACGCCATCATGACCGCCCACCTGGTGGTCCCGGCGCTCGACGACTCCGGCGACCCGGCCACCCTCTCCCGCCCCATCCTCACCGGCATCCTGCGCGAGGAACTCGGCTACGACGGGGTCGTGGTCACCGACTCCCTCGGCATGGAGGGCGTGCGGACCAAGTACGGCGACGAACGGGTGCCGGTGCTGGCGCTGAAGGCGGGCGTCGACCAGCTCCTCAACCCGCCCGACCTGGACCTCGCCTGGAACGCGGTCCTGACCGCCGTACGCGAGGGGGAACTCACCGAGGCCCGGCTCGACGAATCGATCCTGCGCGTGCTGCGGCTGAAGGCGAAGCTGGGGCTGTTCCGGGACGCCTACACCGGGCGGCGGGACGTCGACCGCACCGTCGGCACCCGGGGGCACCTGGCGGCGGCCGACCGGATCGCCGAGCGGACCACCACGCTGCTGGTCAACGAGGGGCGGCTGCTGCCGCTGTCGCGCCGGGAGCACCGCAGGCTGCTCGTGGTGGGCGCCGACCCGGCCTCCCCGTCGGGCACCACCGGGCCGCCCACCGGCGTCCTCGCGGGCGCGCTGACGGAACTCGGCTTCACGGCCACCGCCCTGTCCACCGGCACCGCCCCCTCGACCGCCGTCATCGACCGCGCCGTCGCGGCGGCGGGGGACGCCGACGCGGTGGTGGTCGCCACGTACAACGTCACGGCGTCCAGCAGCCAGCGCACGCTGGTCGCACGGCTGCTGGAGACGGGGAAGCCGGTCGTCGCGGTCGCGATCCGAAACCCCTACGACGTGGCGCACCTCCCGGGGGTCCGCGCCTTCCTCGCCGCCTACTCCTGGACCGACGTCGAGGTGCGGGCGGCGGCCCGGGTGATCGCGGGCCGGGTGGGGCCGCGCGGCAGGCTGCCGGTGCCGGTGGTCCGGGCGGACGATCCGGCGACGGTGCTGTACCCGCTGGGGCACGGGCTGTCGTACCGGTCGTAG
- a CDS encoding S28 family serine protease → MRKALRWLLALVVLIGTVSTASAATAAEPKAVDIKDRLLSVPGMSLIEEKPYTGYRFFVLNYTQPVDHRRPSKGTFQQRITVLHKDVSRPTVFYTGGYSVSTTPSRREPTQIVDGNQVSMEYRYFTPSRPEPADWSKLDIWQAASDQHRIFQALKPVYSENWISTGGSKGGMTATYYERFYPRDMDGVVAYVAPNDVVNREDRAYDRFFARVGTEECRDRLNGVQREALVRRAPLKEKYEAYAAENGYTFDTVGSLDRAYEAVVLDYVWGFWQYSTLKDCADIPADARNATDDEIWTSVDTISGFSFYTDQGLAPYTPYYYQAGTQLGAPTIHFPHIEKKYVRYGYQPPRNFVPRSIPMKFEPWAMRDVDTWVKRNAHHMLFVYGENDPWGAEPFRLGHGARDSYVLTAPGMNHGANVAGLVPEEKALATARILDWAGVASAEVRDDPSAATPLATFDARLDKRDVEREPALRP, encoded by the coding sequence ATGCGCAAGGCGCTCAGATGGCTGCTGGCGCTCGTGGTGCTCATAGGCACCGTCAGCACGGCGAGCGCGGCCACCGCCGCCGAGCCGAAGGCCGTCGACATCAAGGACCGGCTGCTGTCCGTACCGGGCATGAGCCTGATCGAGGAGAAGCCGTACACCGGGTACCGCTTCTTCGTCCTCAACTACACCCAGCCGGTCGACCACCGGCGGCCGTCCAAGGGAACGTTCCAGCAGCGGATCACCGTGCTGCACAAGGACGTGAGCCGCCCCACGGTCTTCTACACCGGCGGCTACAGCGTCTCCACGACGCCCAGCCGCCGCGAGCCGACCCAGATCGTGGACGGCAACCAGGTCTCCATGGAGTACCGCTACTTCACCCCGTCCCGGCCCGAGCCGGCCGACTGGTCCAAGCTGGACATCTGGCAGGCGGCCAGCGACCAGCACCGCATCTTCCAGGCGCTGAAGCCGGTCTACTCCGAGAACTGGATCTCCACCGGCGGCTCCAAGGGCGGCATGACCGCCACCTACTACGAGCGCTTCTACCCGCGCGACATGGACGGCGTCGTCGCCTACGTCGCCCCCAACGACGTGGTGAACCGCGAGGACAGGGCCTACGACCGCTTCTTCGCCCGGGTCGGCACCGAGGAGTGCCGCGACCGGCTGAACGGCGTCCAGCGCGAGGCACTGGTGCGCCGGGCACCGCTCAAGGAGAAGTACGAGGCGTACGCGGCCGAGAACGGCTACACCTTCGACACCGTCGGCAGCCTGGACCGCGCCTACGAGGCGGTCGTCCTCGACTACGTGTGGGGCTTCTGGCAGTACAGCACCCTGAAGGACTGCGCCGACATCCCGGCCGACGCCAGGAACGCGACGGACGACGAGATCTGGACCTCCGTCGACACGATCTCCGGCTTCTCCTTCTACACGGACCAGGGGCTGGCCCCGTACACGCCGTACTACTACCAGGCGGGCACCCAGCTGGGCGCGCCGACGATCCACTTCCCGCACATCGAGAAGAAGTACGTCCGCTACGGCTACCAGCCGCCGCGCAACTTCGTGCCCCGGTCGATCCCGATGAAGTTCGAGCCGTGGGCGATGCGGGACGTCGACACCTGGGTGAAGCGCAACGCCCACCACATGCTGTTCGTGTACGGCGAGAACGACCCCTGGGGTGCCGAGCCCTTCCGCCTGGGCCACGGCGCGCGTGACTCCTACGTGCTCACCGCGCCCGGTATGAACCACGGTGCCAACGTCGCCGGCCTGGTGCCGGAGGAGAAGGCCCTCGCCACGGCCCGCATCCTGGACTGGGCCGGCGTCGCCTCCGCCGAGGTGCGCGACGATCCGTCGGCGGCCACGCCGCTGGCGACGTTCGACGCCAGGCTGGACAAGCGGGACGTCGAGCGCGAGCCCGCGCTGCGCCCGTAG
- a CDS encoding ABC transporter ATP-binding protein, with protein MDAQRGWARRLAAYAWRYPKDVVLALGASLGGMAVMALVPLITKVIIDDVIGDKTRDMAVWAGLLIGAAVVVYVLTYIRRYYGGRLALDVQHDLRTDMYGTITRLDGRRQDELSTGQVVGRATSDLQLIQGLLFMLPMTIGNVLLFVISLVIMAWLSPPLTLVALAVAPALWFIARRSRTRLHPATWYAQAQAAAVAGVVDGSVSGVRVVKGFGQEDQETGKLREVGRKLFAGRLRTIRLNAVYTPALQAVPALGQVAMLALGGWLAVRGHITLGTFVAFSTYLAQLVGPVRMLAMVLTVGQQARAGTERVLELIDTEPAIEDGTRDLPADAPATVEFDGVSFGYASATGEETPVLDGLSFEIRAGETLAVVGSSGSGKSTVSLLLPRFYDVSRGAVLVGGHDVRELTLDSLRAAIGLVPEDSFLFSDTVRANIAYGRPDATDEEIEAAARAAQAHGFISDLPGGYGTTVGEHGLTLSGGQRQRVALARAILTDPRLLVLDDATSAVDARVEHEIHEALKEVMRGRTTLLIAHRRSTLGLADRIAVLDRGRLADLGTHEELQERSALYRRLLTDPDELGGVSPGHARPAAPAEDTSVRDELDAEFDAERGVTPRLWTGDRTPKDTALAGTPATPELLAQVDALPPADGVPDIDEARAVQPEESYGLRRLLRGFRAPLLISLALVAVDAGMGLLLPVLIRHGIDEGVTQVALGAVWAASLLGLLAVLAQWTAQTGEIRMTGRTGERILYALRLKIFAQLQRLGLDYYERELTGRIMTRMTTDVDALSTFLQTGLVTAFVSVVTFFGIMVALLVIDVQLAFVVFATLPPLIVATYFFRKASVKAYELARERVSSVNADLQESVAGLRIVQAFRREHEGGRRFAERSDSYRQARIRGQWLISIYFPFVQLLSSGAVAAVLIVGGGRIDAATLSTGALVAYLLYIDLFFAPVQQLSQVFDGYQQASVSLGRIQELLREPASTRAPDKPSDVTSLRGEIAFEDVHFAYGGADQAEAALTGVDLRIPAGQTVAFVGETGAGKSTLVKLVARFYDPTGGRVTVDGRDLRDLDLTAYRHRLGVVPQEAYLFPGTVRDAIAYGRPDATDAEVEAAARAVGAHEMIAGLTGGYLHEVAERGRNLSAGQRQLIALARAELVDPDVLLLDEATAALDLATEAQVNRATDRIAGRRTTLVVAHRLTTAARADRVVVMDAGRVAEDGTHDELLALGGRYARLWRTFVGAAEPEEPVGARR; from the coding sequence GTGGACGCGCAACGGGGATGGGCACGACGACTGGCGGCGTACGCCTGGCGCTACCCCAAGGACGTCGTCCTCGCCCTCGGCGCCTCGCTGGGCGGCATGGCCGTCATGGCCCTGGTCCCGCTGATCACCAAGGTGATCATCGACGACGTGATCGGCGACAAGACCAGGGACATGGCCGTCTGGGCCGGTCTCCTGATCGGCGCCGCGGTCGTCGTCTACGTGCTCACCTACATCCGCCGCTACTACGGCGGCCGGCTCGCCCTCGACGTCCAGCACGACCTGCGCACCGACATGTACGGGACGATCACCCGGCTGGACGGACGGCGGCAGGACGAGCTGTCCACCGGACAGGTGGTCGGGCGGGCGACCAGCGACCTCCAGCTGATCCAGGGCCTGCTGTTCATGCTCCCGATGACCATCGGGAACGTCCTGCTCTTCGTGATCTCCCTGGTCATCATGGCGTGGCTGTCCCCGCCGCTCACGCTCGTCGCCCTCGCCGTGGCCCCGGCGCTGTGGTTCATCGCCCGCCGCAGCCGCACCCGCCTGCACCCCGCCACCTGGTACGCCCAGGCACAGGCCGCCGCGGTCGCGGGCGTGGTCGACGGCTCGGTCAGCGGCGTCCGCGTGGTCAAGGGCTTCGGGCAGGAGGACCAGGAGACCGGCAAACTCCGGGAGGTCGGACGGAAGCTCTTCGCGGGGCGGCTGCGGACGATCAGACTGAACGCCGTCTACACTCCCGCCCTGCAGGCCGTCCCCGCCCTCGGGCAGGTCGCCATGCTCGCCCTCGGCGGCTGGCTGGCGGTACGCGGGCACATCACGCTCGGCACCTTCGTCGCCTTCTCCACCTACCTCGCCCAGCTCGTCGGCCCGGTCCGCATGCTCGCCATGGTCCTCACCGTCGGCCAGCAGGCCCGCGCCGGCACCGAACGCGTCCTGGAGCTGATCGACACCGAGCCCGCCATCGAGGACGGCACCAGGGACCTGCCCGCCGACGCGCCCGCGACCGTCGAGTTCGACGGCGTCTCCTTCGGCTACGCGTCGGCCACCGGGGAGGAGACCCCCGTCCTCGACGGCCTCTCCTTCGAGATCCGGGCCGGTGAGACCCTCGCCGTCGTCGGCTCCTCCGGTTCCGGCAAGTCCACGGTCTCCCTGCTCCTGCCGCGCTTCTACGACGTGTCCCGCGGCGCCGTCCTCGTCGGCGGGCACGACGTGCGCGAGCTGACCCTCGACTCGCTGCGGGCCGCCATCGGGCTCGTACCCGAGGACTCCTTCCTCTTCTCCGACACCGTGCGCGCCAACATCGCGTACGGCCGCCCGGACGCCACCGACGAGGAGATCGAGGCCGCCGCCCGGGCCGCGCAGGCACACGGGTTCATCAGCGATCTGCCGGGCGGCTACGGCACCACCGTCGGCGAGCACGGCCTGACCCTCTCCGGCGGCCAACGCCAGCGCGTCGCCCTCGCCCGCGCGATCCTCACCGACCCCCGGCTGCTGGTCCTCGACGACGCCACCTCCGCCGTGGACGCCCGCGTCGAGCACGAGATCCACGAGGCGCTGAAGGAGGTCATGCGGGGCCGCACCACGCTCCTCATCGCCCACCGCCGCTCCACGCTCGGCCTCGCCGACCGCATCGCCGTCCTCGACCGCGGTCGCCTCGCCGACCTCGGCACCCACGAGGAGCTCCAGGAGCGCTCGGCCCTCTACCGGCGCCTGCTGACCGACCCCGACGAGCTGGGCGGGGTGTCGCCGGGGCACGCCCGGCCCGCGGCGCCCGCCGAGGACACGTCGGTGCGGGACGAGCTGGACGCCGAGTTCGACGCCGAGCGCGGGGTCACCCCGCGGCTGTGGACCGGTGACCGCACGCCGAAGGACACCGCCCTCGCCGGCACCCCGGCCACCCCGGAGCTGCTCGCCCAGGTCGACGCGCTGCCCCCGGCCGACGGGGTCCCCGACATCGACGAGGCGCGGGCCGTGCAGCCGGAGGAGTCCTACGGCCTGCGTCGCCTGCTGCGCGGCTTCCGCGCACCGCTGCTGATCAGTCTCGCCCTCGTCGCCGTGGACGCCGGCATGGGACTGCTGCTGCCGGTGCTGATCCGGCACGGCATCGACGAGGGCGTCACGCAGGTCGCCCTCGGCGCGGTCTGGGCGGCGTCGCTGCTGGGGCTGCTCGCCGTGCTCGCCCAGTGGACCGCGCAGACCGGCGAGATCCGGATGACCGGCCGGACGGGGGAGCGGATCCTGTACGCGCTCCGTCTGAAGATCTTCGCCCAGCTCCAGCGGCTCGGCCTCGACTACTACGAGCGCGAGCTGACCGGTCGGATCATGACCCGCATGACGACGGACGTGGACGCGCTGTCGACGTTCCTGCAGACGGGACTCGTCACCGCCTTCGTCTCCGTCGTCACCTTCTTCGGCATCATGGTCGCCCTGCTGGTGATCGACGTGCAGCTGGCGTTCGTCGTGTTCGCGACGCTGCCGCCGCTGATCGTCGCCACCTACTTCTTCCGCAAGGCCAGCGTGAAGGCGTACGAACTGGCCCGTGAGCGGGTCTCCTCGGTCAACGCCGACCTCCAGGAGTCGGTGGCGGGGCTGCGGATCGTGCAGGCCTTCCGGCGCGAGCACGAGGGCGGGCGGCGGTTCGCCGAGCGCAGCGACAGCTACCGGCAGGCCCGCATCAGGGGCCAGTGGCTGATCTCGATCTACTTCCCGTTCGTGCAGCTGCTGTCCTCGGGCGCGGTCGCCGCCGTGCTGATCGTCGGCGGCGGGCGGATCGACGCGGCGACGCTGTCGACCGGGGCGCTGGTGGCGTACCTGCTGTACATCGACCTGTTCTTCGCACCCGTACAGCAGCTCTCCCAGGTCTTCGACGGCTACCAGCAGGCGTCCGTCTCCCTGGGCCGCATCCAGGAACTGCTGCGGGAGCCGGCCTCCACCCGGGCGCCCGACAAGCCGTCGGACGTCACGTCCCTGCGCGGGGAGATCGCCTTCGAGGACGTGCACTTCGCGTACGGCGGCGCCGACCAGGCCGAGGCGGCACTCACCGGCGTCGACCTGCGCATCCCCGCCGGGCAGACCGTCGCCTTCGTCGGTGAGACCGGCGCGGGCAAGTCGACCCTGGTCAAACTGGTGGCCCGGTTCTACGACCCCACGGGCGGACGGGTGACCGTCGACGGCAGGGACCTGCGCGACCTCGACCTCACCGCCTACCGGCACCGGCTCGGCGTCGTCCCGCAGGAGGCGTACCTCTTCCCCGGCACCGTGCGGGACGCCATCGCCTACGGCCGCCCGGACGCCACCGACGCCGAGGTGGAGGCCGCGGCGCGGGCGGTGGGCGCGCACGAGATGATCGCCGGGCTCACGGGCGGGTACCTCCACGAGGTCGCCGAGCGGGGCCGCAACCTCTCCGCCGGGCAGCGGCAACTGATCGCGCTGGCCCGCGCCGAACTGGTCGACCCCGACGTACTGCTCCTCGACGAGGCGACGGCGGCCCTGGACCTGGCCACGGAGGCGCAGGTCAACCGGGCCACCGACCGCATCGCCGGCCGGCGTACGACGCTCGTCGTCGCCCACCGGCTGACCACGGCCGCCCGCGCGGACCGGGTCGTCGTCATGGACGCCGGGCGGGTCGCCGAGGACGGGACGCACGACGAACTGCTGGCGCTCGGCGGACGGTACGCGCGACTGTGGCGGACCTTCGTCGGGGCGGCCGAACCCGAGGAGCCGGTCGGCGCACGGCGCTGA